The sequence ttcacctgacggtgaggagttttgccagggggacgtagcgcgtgggaggatcacgctaacccctccagttccccctccctcccgaacaggtgacctgaccaaccagaggaggcgctagtgcagcgaccagaacacaaacctacaaccggcttcccacctgcagacgcggccaattgtgtctgtaggcacacccgaccaagccagagataacgtggattcgaaccagcaatccccgtattggtaggcaacggaacagaccgctacactacccgggtgcCCCCCCCTGGGTCAGAATTATTTTGACTCATTTGTTTGGTGCAGAAGATGCTTACGAGCAGATTCCAGCATCTGATAAACTTTAACGTTGTGAGAAAAGACCTCACACCTCCGCAGGAGATGAAGGTAAACTCGGCTGCAACGGTTTCCTGTTTAATGCTCTCACTAAGCTagctttcttttatttttctatATGAAACAAGACCGTTATCACAGTAGCCATACTTGTGAGAGACATGTACCTTGCCCCATTTCCATATTGAGTGACTTTAGTCTGGAGCTGAACGTGGAGCGCATCGTCAGAATTTGTGCCTTATCTTACAATCTGGGCGACTGAGATCAACAATTCAGTCTTGCTTCATTGAAGGGTGCGAGCGCAGCCTTAAGGCTCATTTATGCCCCCTTTACAAATGTTCTAAACGTCACTGCCCACATATTTCCCATCCATGTTTTACGTTGGCATGGTTGTTAAGcaatacatccactagagggcagttcagagtTCACTTCCGAGTTCAGAGGTAAGGTGGCCTTGAGCCACCCCAGACGCCGATGCATTGGCGGATCATTCGCCCCATCAGCAGCATCACCATTCCGTTTGCTCATGGACTTGTTGCGGGCTCGAACAAATCGGTCCTGCACAGACCTCCACTTCTTCGCTGCCGTCCAACTCACTCCCATTTCCCGTCCAATTTCCTCCCAGCTGTTCTTTAGCAGTTGTTTGTCTCTGTGCTCAGGCGAGGTAACATCATAAATATGTTTGTAACTACGTACTAACTCGCACAGCCTTTCCTCAAAAAGTTCCGCCATTTCTTCCACCTTCTTTGTTGCGTGTTGCTGGCTGGCGAATCGCGCGCGAGCTATTAACTACACTGCGCAACACTGCCCCCACGATTTCCTGTGGTATTCCCGGTGGTACTGCTCCGTTTGCACGGTTCCATAAGTTCCCAGAAAACGTGCAGAAATACGGATGAAATGAACACAGAGTACGGACAGAAGGCTCCGTCCATATACGTATTTAACGTTGAGCATAAACGAGCTCTTACTTACCGATAAGGGCAGGATTTCTACAGTTGTGTTTTCTATCCTGTCACCCGGGTGCTCCTGGTTTCCACTGCGAAACAGGAACCTGTCAATGATATCATACAGCTTCATTCATGGATGCAGTCCATGGAAATGGCGTGAATATGCATTCTCTTTGCCTCCATGAAAACAGCCACACACAGCCACATGTAGTGTGGACACAAAAGCCAGCCACATACAGGCACATAAAGACCCATGGTTCATCTTGGACACAGCTGACTAGCCGCCATCATGGGGCCGGTCCATCTTTATGAATGTTAAGTGTTACAAGGCCTGTCATTTTTTATCATTTTACAGTCTGCTGCTAATGCAATGAGCCAAATATTGCAAAAGAAGAGATATACACTGTTGAGAGTCAAAAACTAGAGCACCAGAGAgtgaatcgtgtgtgtgtgtgtgtgtgtgtgtgtgcgtgtgtctcagTGGGCTGTATGACATATGTGAGTGAACAGAGAGAACAACCTAGAATGGCAAGTCTATCAACCCCACCCTCTCTGTCTTttggtatctgtctctctctcagtctcccaGTCTATAGTGTCTTCTGAAGACTGCGGGATCCAAGAGTCAGAATCTAAAACGCTTCCCCACATGAGCAAATATTAACATCCTCTCCTCTTCTGCTCTGCCCCCGAATCCAAGCCCACCCTTTCTTTTTCTGAGTCTTGCCATCAGCTCCTTTTATCCTCACggtcctcctcctctcctgcagCTCTGCAGAGAGTAGGAGGACAGCCTGAGAAGGCTTATTTTAGAACACTCTCATTAGCGCACCCCGATCCCCAGAGATGCACAGGCTGAGGCCAACCCTGAATCAGTGAAAGGCAGTGAAAGTAGAGGGGAGCACAGAGAGATTGTGTGCTAATGTCAATGCATGGGTTTGCCGAGGCCTCCCACTCTCTCCAAAATATCTgcatgcagaaaaaaaaacaaaaaacggggaCTCATGTACACATCTCCACCCTGCTTACCTCTCTATGCTAACAGCCCGGTCAAATTTGAAGAGaacatagtcgcctgtggtgGGTGTGATGGCCCAGAAGAAGTCCTCCCCTAGGTACGTTTTTTCCAGCGTGTGGCCCTGGTACACCTGCACAACATGGGAAAACATTGTGTTTTCTTTTTACCGCCAccatttggtcgtgtgtgtgtgagtgtgcatgtgtgagtctgTCTGCGGCTAATCTGGCAAACTGCTGGACCTACCAGTCTACAAAATGTTGTGCAGTTGTGAGTGTATGATggagaacctctcatggttggggtgattaaaaaccttcaaaaaaacGTTTATTCTCACTATcgctactctctctctccatgcactctcgaccaacgctgctttctgtcGCTGCCTGCTCTAAGTCAAACttgcgcatgcgtgactcacatctacagttgagcaAGATCGGGCAGAGATagtgtcaaaacattatgtattgggGGCGCCCGGGTGacatagcggtctactctgttgcctaccgacacagggatcgccggtttgaatgcctgcgttacctccggcttggtcaggcgtccctacagacacaattggctgtgtctgcgggtagggagccggatgtgggtatgtgtcctggtcgttgcactagcacctcctctggtcggtcggggcggggggagggggaactgggggggaatagcatgatcttctcacatgctacgtcccccgggcaaaactcctcactgtcaggtgaaaagaagcagctggcgactccacatgtatcggaggaggcatatggtagtctgcagccttcctcggatcagcagagggggtggagcagagaccgggacggcttggaaaatagggtaattggccaagtacaatttgggagaaaaaggggaccccctcccaaaaaaaacattatgtattcaggaATGAGTGTTGAAAGTATACAAGAAGGCGCTCATATttctcaagccagcaaatcattccctgctgatctcagcacagcagAACTGGAGGAAAACTGGATGAACTGAAAACAActcgccttattcacctcgccgccacgctGAAGTACCATTGTCTCCAAAGTTAAAACTCTGCCATAAAATTatgatttcaagagtaggattaattacagtcCCAGccaaaatcatctcagtagcaacAATAAAACATTCCCCATGactgagctgttttcttaccactgattgaaagtcaatcagcagagccgCCATTCGGCCTCATtcgttttatatcatgaaaaccacgacagttaaacacatttgacatCTTTCAATAAGGGCTTTGACAttatgtcatttcatgtcagacttggtcgctttcgtgcgagggtccgtctgggaggctgcacatccacagactgacaggcaaacatTTCTATTAGGTCgagtttttagcttgagcgctgcatattaacttttttatttctccatatttcccattcaatcaacttgggtgctgtgcaaaagtcttacaatggcaggaGAAACACTGGTCTTTCTGCCCGTCTGTGCGTgtacagagaaggggagatatgtacGTACACCTGGCGGAGATCCGCACTCTGAGTGCAATCctctagttgttgttttttttacgcaTTTTTTTAACCATTATTAGACAGcaacagtgaagaggcagacacGAAATGGGagtgagcgagaggggggggggggttggcattcAAACTGGTGACGGTTGCGACCATTTGCtcatgtggtatgcgctgtaaccattcaaCTACAGGGGTGCCCCCGACATTATGTTTTCTACACTTCTGTTAACCTGCATCCATCACCAATTCCTCTGTATCCCTTGTAGAACTGTATTTTTGACCAGTTCATGGCTTATAATTTGTGGCTTTGGTGTTTTAGTCTGTGCACGCCCAATATCTTTTTATTCACAAGTGTGTTAGAAAAGGAAGGTAATGTGACCTCACATCTGCAGATATTTATGTGATGTTTTATAGCTTTATCTCCCTCAGACACGAGTCATTTAAATAATGTCACATATATAAATATTTCccttctggggcgtccgggtccaggtagtgtagcagtctattccgttgctccacatgtatcggaggaggcatgtggtagtctgcagccctccccggatcaacagagggggtggagcagcaaccgggacaggtcggaagagtggggtaattggccggatacaattggggtgaaaagtttaaaaaaaaaattcccctctGGAAGTTACACAATGGGAGGGAGCTCTCGTTTCATTATCACAGATAAGCTTCAGTGTTTTAGCTATATCTACTGAGCTTGCTTTTGCTTGATAATGCTCTGTATGTCTTTTGTTGTTGTCTTAGTTATTCTGGGGGTCTAACTTCGGCTGTATTATGGTTACCTCTTTATCATTTAATTTGATCCCTCATGACTTCCTTCAGCTCATAAATTACTTTGTAACTTCTGTGATAACCACCATCTCTCAAGAGGATGTTCCCACCCTCAACCAAAGGTGTTCTCATAATCTGAGTTCTTGTTGGTTCTCATGGGTTTCCCTTTCTCAAGCACCAGAGACGACGTACAACGTGTTAAAGACTGTGCTTCCAGAACAGATACCTTCATTGAAGTAGACACTTCAGCTGGAGGGTTAACGTGGATCTTGTGGAGCAGGGGCTTCAGGAAGTCTTTGTCCTGCACAAATAATAAGAGGAAGCGAACAAATCATAAACAGGAAGTCAAGTGAGTCACAGAACGGAAAGGGAAGCAAGCTTACCCAGATGACGCTCAAACTAAAGCAAGAAGGATGGCACACACAGTGACAAAGATTGCAAAACTACACTCACGGTAAGTTTCTGGATCTTTCCGGCGAGAGAGGAATGAAGTCCCACGTGCTGAAATAGAGAAGGCCTGAAGCGCACGCGCAGACTGGACTTCTGCCGCTCACAGTGCTTCTGTAAAGTGAAAAACACAACGACTCAAAGGCACCGAACGCTAGCCCCTATTCCACCCCCACTttaacctaacacacacacacacacacacacacacacacacacacacacacacacacacacacacacacacacacacacacacacacacaggaaacgcATTGTGTGTACACACCGCATCTTTTTCAGGATTGCAGACTTTGACCCAGAGGATGTGGTCCAGCAGCCAGTCGATAGGCTTCTCCTTGTAGAACATGAAGATGAACTCGACGATGAGGTTCAAGTCTGGAGCTTGGAACATCTTCCCTGTCGGACCGGGGGAAATAAAGGGATTTGTCAGGCTCCACTGATGCTGCACTGAAGCTCATTAATTTCTGATTAATTGCAAGAGAGATTATTAAACCGTGGCGAGCACGCTATGGCTCACAGAACCTTAAATGCATTTTGCGAACTAATTTAAAGCATTTCTCCAACTGAAATAAAGCACAAGCTGGACACACAAATAAATTAGTTTCTTGGTAAAAACTCCTTCTAAAAAAGCAGAGAAAAGCTGACTGGGTTTCACCATTTTATATCCACGTGTTTATTGAATTTATACAACAGATTTAATCTACCATATCTCTACACAGATTATCATTATCAGATTAGGTCTGAGAGGGAACCGGGGTAATGAAAACGTTTTGAACACAGGAGAGTATGTCAGCTGTCAATCACAGAGGAAACAGTGGAAAAACTTTAATACGTTTTTTTATATATCATCAACAAGCAGGAAAAACTTGTACAACACGGAAAGACACTAAATCACTCGTCCTTGCTGTTAAATAGAGGAAAACCCCACAAGTGGGGAATGTATGGGCGTATTTCTGACTTGATTTCTCCCGATACCACCACGCCAGAACGCCTTAGACCTCCGAGAAAAATCTGTCAACATAAACAAAGGTTTGTTCTTTCATAGCTTTCGTGTTTAATATtgtcttaaagagagactgacatgccctttctgaacacattttttaacactgggagtttgaatcataaccgaaaacaggtgtggttttatgaattcaaagcgattggctactgtcttcctgggtgtttgcgtgggtggggctcggtaccgctcgtcacttgccgtagaaaaaaatggtggtaggcctacagcacggcagtgcaatacaacttggtgAGTAATATGTtcaatgatacaaataactgttagatagatagatatttagataaatagatagacagatagatagatagatcgatcgatagataaatagatagatagatatttaggtagcaatacgtcgtagcaagatcgatatacagtctcagcaaaatagcacaaacttgagccaagtagctagcaggagggggtgaaagaccGGCTTTtctgtggttttatagcatctcgctacggacaaaccctatatgcaaattgactggcgtCTACATATCCATCGGCACAAGTTGTCACTGGACagcatctacagtcaatcacagatctctggAGTGGCCACAGgcacgctgttttggccactgaatttctccgtggtcacattccaactcggaacatagcctatcaataggaattttcagattttgatgtcagtatcactttaaaatcCTATTtttttgggcgtccaggtagtgtagcggtcgattctgttgcctaccaacatggggatcccggttcgaatccccgtgttacctccggcttggtcaggcgtccctacagacacaactggctgtgtctgcgggtgggaagccggatgtgggtatgtgtcctggtcgctgcactaacgcctcctctggtcggtcagagcggctgtttggggggagggggaactgggggggaatggcgtcctcccatgtgctatgtcccagTGCTAcgtcacagtcaggtgaaaaaaagcggctggcgactccacatgtatcagaggaggcatgtggtagtctgcagccctccccggattggcagagggggtggagcagcgactgggacggaaGCAACACAGGGAgttgaactagcgatccccgtattggtaggcaacggaatagaccgccaagccacccagacgccccacacaAATCTTTATTAATCAAGTATTGTTTCCTTGATATTAGTGATCTGTCTCATTTTGAAATGTTAAAACCTCTAGAATTGTCTTTTTGTTGTTGCAAGAAGtgaattttcttttcaaacaAGTGAAATAACCTCATCTGGTTGGTGCCTTTTACTTGTTTCAAGAACAGATTAGAAACGAGCCAACAGGAGGATGCTAACAGGAGGTTCCTGGTGAGTGAACAGATGACAGATCTGGCGTTGGGGCCTGATTATGAACGGGCATGTTTGCCAGACGTACCGATAAAGCCCAGCTGAGAGAACTCCAGGATCATCCAGTCCTCCGAGGAGAGCTGCAGGGCAAAGTTCTTCATGGTGGCGAAGTAATTGGGCTTGGCCACAATGTCGTCCTCCAGCTGAAGGGATACAAATACAGGGAGAAAGAGGTGTGTTAGCGAGGGGAGAGGGAGCTCAGCCCTAGAGGAGACACAGGCCTTCAGGTGTACATGTCTTACTTAACCAATCACTAGAGCCCTAGAGTCCGGATGGGTGAACTACAGAGAGactggaggagaggaagagacacacacacacacgctttcaaAAAAGAAAGCACTGTGAACTGGGCTCACTAGTTAGCGACTAACACACGGGCTACACCTGAACTACAGTGGAGGGTGTCACGGTCAGTACCTCTTCCCTCCAGCTGTGAGTAGAGGAAGCGGGTGGAGACAAAACCCGTGCGTTAAAATCAACACAAATGACAGACGGCAGAGGAACAACACAGTTACACGGAACCACGCTGCTATTTCTGACAGTTTGGTGTTTTGAGCTGAGACCACAGAGGGGAAACGCACCATACTGCATAAACACAGACAAACCAGCAGCCTCGTTTAGCCAAAGGGACAGACGGGAGCTGTCCAACTCCAACAGGACTTCATGCAAGTGAAATTGGCCCAGCTCTGAAAAGTCCAAAACTCGCCACCTCTGATGAAAGCTGATGTAACAACACGCACCCGCATACCATCTACAATGTTGCCATGTTGAAGGGTGTGCTCATGCCGTCATTGTGCCCGGCACGCTCCAAATTCAAAGTACAACAGAATTTGCCTGGTAACAAGCTTTGACACTGACCAGGATTTGTATGAGGGACTCCGTCCCTGGGCCTATGAAGATGCACTGCGAGCAAGTTGCTATGGGAACACTGatcaagcagtgtgtgtgtgcttgtgtgtgtgtgtatgtgggtgttttAAGGAACATACCTGGACGTAATAGACCCCTTTGCTGACTGCATACATCATGAGAAAGGAATAATCCAAGTTCTGTTTGGTCCGCCatctaaaaaggaaaaaaaaagaaaagggggggggataatatgAGTAGACAAGTGGGAAAACTGAACTTCCAGTTTATAATCCTGAGGCATCCTTACGGATATCAGAACTTGTAAGCACTGAGGAACTGAGGACAAGTTGCTTCAGATTAGTGTAACACAGGGTGTGTTTGCTCAGAGACAGTTGAGCTGGCCTAACATCTAATCCTGCCCACCTCTTCCTCTCCCACGTCTCCCTCTCAGCTCCCCTCCTACCTGACTAAATTAAAAACAGTAAAGGAGAGTGGACTGCCAACCATCCCTTTAAAACACAACACACGGGATGTGACGGCAGGCCCTCGCACAGTGTCCGTGTTGATGTTCCAGGAAGTGAGCCAGGCCGTTTGATCAGAGGGATCAATGTCCCTGCTGCAATCTGACTCATGGCTGGAAGCTGAGGGATGCAGGTGTGTGTGATGCTTCCACACTGCAGGTGCTGGAAGCGGCGGAGCATCGGCCACATGGATAGACACAGTCATATGTGCACACGCTCCAGTAGACACTTGTGCATACACAGTCTCGTGgagtttctctctcacacacacacacacacacacacacacacacacacacacaccaactaatATAAGTGAGATGGAGGTGCCTGCACAAACAGGCCCAGCCAGCTGGCTGGGTGGTGCTGGGGTTTGAGCTGTGGGAGAATGTAATCACAATGTAATGGGCCTTGTTCATCATTCAATCAGAGGTGGCAAGGACGCACACGTGTTGTTTATCCTGGTGGTATCGGGACTGCTGTCAAGTTTCCTTTGGTTTTCACTAAAAAAGGTCCAAGTGAACTGCAACTCACTGTTATTTTCATAATCAATAAACCAAATTAAATTTTTTCCAACTGATCAATTAATAATTTAGTCTGTTAAAAGTCAAAAACACTGATGAATCCCCATCTTATGTTTCCTGAGTCCAAagtatcatctttttttttttttttaaaggatccccccccccccccaattgtacttggtcaatcaccccgctctccgagccgtcccggtcgctgctccaccccctctgccgatccgaggagggctgcagactaccacacttctcctccgacacatgtggagtcgccagctgcttcttttcacctgacggtgaggagtttcaccagggagatgtagcatgtgggaggatcatgctatccccccaagctccccatcccccccgaacaggcgcccccgaacgactagaggcgctagtgcagtgaccaggacacatacccacatccggcttcctacccatagacacggccaattgtgtctgtagggacgcccgaccaaggtaacacggggattcaaactggagatGAAACTGCAACCatcaaatgttgttttttttacttgatGAATGTCTCAAACGATTAATCAACTGCCaaaattgtaaaaaaataattttctgtCAATCAACTAATCGATTAACTGACTGATTGTTTCACCACCACAAGTTAACATAATACTTTGACACAGCGGGCCATGCTGAACAATAAGCTGCCATGTTGAACAATACACTAACAGTTCAGTTTCCCCATAGTGGCAACTGcacttgcacacaaacacacatgcctcTGGGCCTAAACACTGTTATCCGAGTACATAGCGCACACAAACTGCACCATAAACATATTTCTAATGAGGACAGTTGTTAGCTgacaataaacactagatactaCAGAGGGGAAGGAGCGGGAATACAGCAAAGGGGGGGAAcgagcaagcgagcgagagagagagatgctgcagATGACCTTGAGCCGACTTTGAGAAATGCCAGTGGAATACTAAGTACCCAGGCAGCCTACCTAAAAGTTCTCGCTccatctctcccctccctccctcatccTGACTcatcccactttttttttttaatcctcatCACAGATCCTCGCTGTATCTCATTTTCTCTCCGACCCCATTACACTGTTGTTTCAACGGTTACTTTCCATCTCCCATTCAACCGCCTCAAGGTCAGAGTGTCACAACCATGGATGTCACACCAATACATGTAGTGTCATTCTCTCACCGAACCCTCTCCCTGGAGTCCCCAAAGGTCTCTTTGAGGTTGCTGAGGTCAGGGTAATAGGCGGCTGGGGGGGAGATCACCTCCAGCAGGCCTGAACTCAACTCGGTAGAAAACCTGGAGGAATATTGGGGTCATGTCAGTCATGctagacacaaacatacacacatgcacatttctaGAGGTCATACTGATATttggctttctctttctttcagattctaaaaaatacagtgaatgagttttttggttttttttgcatgtttgtcaaaaTGTTTTGGAGTTCACTCACTCCTTTTCCAAGCCGGCAACCACACTCTGGACGTAGTCAACGTCAGTCTGCAGAAACAAACccaaacatacagacacacacaaaaacatgcacgcacacgctctTTTTAGCATTATGGGATGTATTGCACAGATGCATCAGGGTATGAGTCATAGTGTGCATCATTATCTGAGCTCACCTCCCCGACGAAAACGATGATGACACAGTCCAGCTTCTCCTCGGGTGACAGCTTGTCAATGAGGGAGCGCAGAGTCTCTGACAGATAAGACTTCACCTTCCGCTTCACCGTGGGGAtccccatcaccatggagactggATTGCAAAAAGGGGGTAGAGGGTGAGTGGTGATGTATAGGGTCAAACCAAGAAACAGCTCTACACCAAAGGTCTCCA comes from Lampris incognitus isolate fLamInc1 chromosome 11, fLamInc1.hap2, whole genome shotgun sequence and encodes:
- the mgat4a gene encoding alpha-1,3-mannosyl-glycoprotein 4-beta-N-acetylglucosaminyltransferase A; this translates as MRLRNGTVATAIIFFTSFLSLSWYTAWQNGKEKLIAYQREFHALKERLRVAEHRTLQRSSELNNILEQFRRAIAETNGSKDAITNFSDETQKLLKELANRKPLQVPNIYHHLPHLLNNEGSLHPAVQVGLGRTGVSMVMGIPTVKRKVKSYLSETLRSLIDKLSPEEKLDCVIIVFVGETDVDYVQSVVAGLEKEFSTELSSGLLEVISPPAAYYPDLSNLKETFGDSRERVRWRTKQNLDYSFLMMYAVSKGVYYVQLEDDIVAKPNYFATMKNFALQLSSEDWMILEFSQLGFIGKMFQAPDLNLIVEFIFMFYKEKPIDWLLDHILWVKVCNPEKDAKHCERQKSSLRVRFRPSLFQHVGLHSSLAGKIQKLTDKDFLKPLLHKIHVNPPAEVSTSMKVYQGHTLEKTYLGEDFFWAITPTTGDYVLFKFDRAVSIERFLFRSGNQEHPGDRIENTTVEILPLSETGLQTKDKYRRTEDRFYRIGQFEKGVAEGAVDPSFNPIVALRLSVLKDSAVWAILSEIHIKRIAG